The following coding sequences lie in one Spinacia oleracea cultivar Varoflay chromosome 1, BTI_SOV_V1, whole genome shotgun sequence genomic window:
- the LOC130463030 gene encoding uncharacterized protein, with the protein MVIRGDFFSFSRSSFLHILSFLESDLEEKSQPTLTLLCLAALLYRDAAALCSSSPTAAALYSPLIASRWVLQTLPAVAELKIDDGRRLITGDGDGNSSRKTDLKLLISTSTLPTSMIILLNLALSFILPTIMGERSFFFSPFCSIYLGIS; encoded by the exons ATGGTTA TAAGAGGcgattttttctcattttcccgcTCCTCCTTCCTTCacattctttcttttcttgagAGCGACCTTGAAGAAAAATCACAGCCTACACTAACCCTTCTCTGCCTCGCCGCCCTCCTCTATCGTGACGCCGCTGCTCTCTGCTCCTCCTCCCCCACCGCCGCCGCGCTCTACTCTCCCCTTATCGCTTCAAG GTGGGTTTTGCAGACCTTACCTGCAGTTGCAGAACTCAAAATTGATGATGGGAGACGATTAATAACCGGCGATGGTGATGGGAATAGCAGTAGAAAAACAGATCTGAAGCTTCTCATATCAACATCGACTCTTCCGACATCCATGATAATTCTGCTAAATCTAGCCCTTTCGTTTATTCTTCCCACCATTATGGGTGAGAGGTCattctttttctctcctttttgttCGATTTATCTGGGGATTTCTTAA